In a genomic window of Flavobacterium lipolyticum:
- the trpS gene encoding tryptophan--tRNA ligase — MAKILTGVQSTGTPHLGNLLGAIIPAIELSNNPANESFLFIADLHSITQIKDGKTLRENTYSTAAAWLACGLNPDKVTFYRQSDVVQTTELTWYLSCFFPFQRLTLAHSFKDKADRLDDVNAGLFTYPMLMAADILLYDAEFVPVGKDQLQHLEITRDVASRFNHQMGETFVIPEAKIQEDGKLIPGTNGGKMSKSANNLINIFLDDKTIRKQVMSIETDSTPLEEPKNPDTCNAFAIYSLLGTEAQIAEMRANYLGGNYGYGHAKQALFELIIEKFKTEREKYTYYMNNLDEVDNLLKKGASKASVLADGVLAKVREVLGFSK, encoded by the coding sequence ATGGCAAAAATACTGACCGGTGTTCAGAGTACTGGAACGCCACACTTAGGCAATTTATTGGGAGCAATTATTCCTGCAATCGAATTATCAAACAATCCGGCAAATGAATCCTTTTTATTTATTGCTGATTTACATTCGATTACACAAATTAAAGACGGTAAAACTCTTAGAGAAAACACTTACAGCACTGCTGCCGCCTGGCTAGCCTGTGGTTTAAATCCTGATAAAGTAACCTTTTACAGACAATCTGATGTGGTACAAACGACAGAATTAACCTGGTATTTAAGCTGCTTTTTTCCTTTTCAGCGTCTGACTCTCGCACATTCGTTTAAAGATAAAGCGGATCGTTTAGACGATGTTAACGCCGGACTTTTTACGTATCCGATGTTAATGGCCGCCGATATTTTATTGTATGATGCCGAATTTGTACCGGTTGGTAAAGATCAATTACAGCATTTAGAAATCACTCGTGATGTCGCTTCACGTTTCAACCACCAAATGGGAGAAACCTTTGTGATTCCAGAGGCAAAAATCCAGGAAGACGGCAAACTGATTCCGGGAACAAACGGTGGAAAAATGAGTAAATCAGCTAACAATCTGATCAATATTTTCCTTGACGATAAAACAATTCGCAAGCAGGTGATGAGTATTGAAACCGATAGTACACCACTTGAAGAACCTAAAAACCCGGACACTTGTAATGCTTTCGCCATTTATTCCCTGCTGGGAACTGAAGCGCAAATCGCCGAAATGAGAGCCAACTATTTAGGAGGAAACTATGGTTACGGTCACGCCAAACAAGCTTTGTTTGAACTGATTATAGAAAAGTTTAAAACCGAAAGAGAAAAATATACTTACTACATGAACAACCTTGATGAAGTAGATAACCTACTGAAAAAAGGCGCTTCAAAAGCTTCCGTACTTGCTGATGGTGTTTTAGCCAAAGTAAGAGAAGTTCTGGGATTTAGTAAATAA
- the dprA gene encoding DNA-processing protein DprA produces the protein MPDQDLFYLLALLKVDGVGDIMAKKLLNYFGSAEAVFKSKGSQMAAIDGVGSVLLQNFKDKSVFEKANQEMEFMKSGGVKVSFFKEDGYPERLKHCIDSPVLIFTSGNINLANKRIISIVGTRQITSYGTEFCRNLIEELAPLDPVIVSGFAYGVDIVAHQRAMDFNLQTIGVLAHGLNQIYPKSHKKYMVPMEENGGFITEFWSTSNPDKENFVRRNRIVAGMTEATIVIESAEKGGSLITANLANDYNRDVFAVPGRVTDKYSQGCNNLIKTQRANVLTSAADLVYMLNWNVETKAKPVQKQLFIHLETEEQKVYDFLLKNGKELLDIIALQCDFPIYKISGILLNMELKGVIRPLPGKLFEAV, from the coding sequence ATGCCGGATCAGGATTTATTCTATTTATTAGCCTTATTAAAAGTCGATGGAGTTGGAGATATAATGGCTAAAAAGCTGCTTAATTATTTTGGCAGTGCAGAAGCTGTTTTTAAAAGTAAGGGAAGTCAAATGGCTGCTATTGATGGTGTTGGATCGGTTTTGTTACAGAATTTTAAGGATAAATCGGTTTTCGAAAAAGCGAATCAGGAAATGGAATTTATGAAATCTGGTGGCGTTAAAGTGTCTTTTTTTAAAGAGGATGGCTATCCGGAACGCTTAAAACATTGTATTGATTCTCCTGTGCTGATTTTTACCTCTGGAAATATAAATTTAGCAAATAAACGAATAATTAGTATTGTGGGAACGCGCCAGATTACCTCTTATGGAACGGAGTTTTGCCGAAATTTAATAGAAGAACTGGCACCTCTCGATCCGGTAATCGTAAGCGGTTTTGCCTATGGTGTAGATATCGTAGCACATCAGCGGGCGATGGATTTTAACCTGCAAACTATTGGAGTTCTGGCACATGGTCTCAATCAGATTTACCCAAAATCGCATAAGAAGTATATGGTTCCAATGGAAGAAAATGGTGGTTTTATAACCGAGTTTTGGAGTACATCAAATCCCGATAAAGAAAATTTTGTTCGTAGAAACCGTATTGTGGCGGGTATGACTGAAGCAACAATTGTAATAGAATCTGCTGAAAAAGGAGGGTCGCTGATTACCGCCAATCTTGCTAATGATTACAATCGTGATGTTTTTGCCGTTCCCGGACGTGTGACAGACAAATACAGTCAGGGTTGCAATAATCTCATTAAAACACAACGTGCCAATGTATTAACAAGTGCCGCAGATTTAGTTTATATGCTGAACTGGAATGTGGAAACAAAGGCAAAACCGGTTCAAAAACAGCTCTTTATTCATTTGGAAACGGAGGAACAAAAGGTGTATGATTTTTTGCTAAAAAACGGTAAAGAATTGTTGGATATTATTGCGCTGCAGTGTGATTTTCCTATATATAAAATTTCGGGAATTCTCTTAAATATGGAACTGAAAGGAGTCATTCGACCCTTGCCGGGAAAATTGTTTGAGGCCGTTTAA
- a CDS encoding SPOR domain-containing protein, which yields MKIENYIAQLLYRYQCVTVPGFGAFLTEIQSAKLNESTNSFFPPTKMISFNGYLKNNDGLLANHIAQAEKTSYGFAVSAIAFEVVSWKKTLEENGVVALKNIGEIRYNADQKMVFTPNDQTNFLTSSFGLSPFVSPLVKKENFERKIEEISEGDAISLYENEEGRTTNPLLKYAAILVLGLGITGSIGYPLYQNQIAAKTLVVESSVQKKVENKIQEATFFIQNPMPAVTLSVDTTNVETAAEKTMPYHIMAGAYRSEKNARKAYNQLVKDGYEARMLGENKHGLFPVLYGSYATMAEAEKAQKEIQKGENPDAWILVQPL from the coding sequence ATGAAAATCGAAAATTACATAGCACAGTTACTGTATCGTTATCAGTGTGTAACGGTTCCAGGGTTTGGAGCATTTTTAACAGAAATTCAATCGGCAAAGCTGAATGAAAGCACAAATTCTTTCTTTCCACCGACAAAAATGATCTCTTTCAATGGTTATCTAAAAAACAATGATGGATTGTTGGCAAATCATATCGCACAGGCTGAAAAAACTTCTTACGGTTTTGCAGTAAGCGCCATTGCTTTTGAAGTCGTGAGCTGGAAAAAAACACTAGAAGAAAATGGTGTTGTAGCACTTAAAAATATTGGTGAAATTCGATATAATGCTGATCAGAAAATGGTATTCACTCCTAATGATCAAACTAATTTCCTTACAAGTTCTTTTGGACTAAGTCCATTTGTTTCCCCACTAGTAAAAAAAGAGAATTTCGAGCGAAAAATAGAGGAAATTTCGGAAGGAGATGCAATTTCATTATACGAAAATGAAGAAGGAAGAACAACAAATCCACTTTTGAAATATGCTGCGATACTAGTCTTAGGACTTGGAATTACAGGAAGTATCGGATATCCTTTATATCAAAATCAAATCGCCGCCAAAACACTTGTTGTAGAAAGCAGTGTACAGAAAAAAGTAGAAAACAAAATTCAGGAAGCGACTTTCTTTATCCAGAACCCTATGCCTGCTGTAACTCTCTCAGTAGATACAACAAATGTAGAAACAGCTGCTGAAAAAACAATGCCTTACCACATTATGGCCGGTGCATACAGAAGCGAAAAAAATGCCAGAAAAGCTTATAATCAATTAGTAAAAGATGGTTACGAAGCCAGAATGCTAGGCGAAAACAAACACGGATTATTCCCTGTTCTCTACGGCAGCTATGCTACAATGGCCGAAGCCGAAAAAGCACAGAAAGAAATACAAAAAGGAGAAAATCCGGATGCCTGGATTCTCGTACAACCTTTATAA